TTTTATTGGGCAGATTGTACGATCCTCTTCCACTCATTAGCGACGAACTTTGGAATCTCCGATGAATCCATAGGGCCAACGACTACCTTCCATGTGAGCTTTGTCGCGTCTTCGATCGCACCAGCCAGACGTGCCGCCTTACCCGGTATGACCAGTATTCGATGCTTGACCTTCTTATCGACTTCTGACTTTAACAACTCCTCAGCGATCGACTCCGGAGTTATCTTCCTCCCAGCAACGGCACATTCCACAGCTATCCCCTCGCTATTTACAACCAATAGATAGCAGTCCACCTTTCCAGCTTCAATATCCGATTTGACCGTATAGAATGTTAAAGCGAAGTTCGTCGTCATGAATACTGGCGAATATTCATCAGGGTTGCCAAATACTCTCAACCCTGGTGTAACAGAGACGGGCTTTCTCGGATCGTTGTAAATATTCTGCCTGAGGATCATCGTCGGTAGTAGAGACCATCCATCTAGACTGTGCATTATTAGAAGATCGGCAAATCTTAGTATCAGCATATTGGCGATGCAAGCCTCCCACCAGGCCTTTAAGCTCGGATCACCATCCATAACCATCCAAGCGGTAATCGGAGTCCCCATCAATGGGAAACCGAGGGCTTCATCACCTTCATTAATAGCCCTCCAGCGTAACATCGTAAAGGCATTCAAAGTATTCGCTAAACCACCTTTAGGCACAGTTCCCGGATCGAGTACCAGATCACTCACCCCATTCTCGATCAACGTCTTTGTAAGGGAGCCGAGCATCTTTAGATCGTTGGGTGCAAATACAGCTAGTGGGCACTTGTAAATAGATGCAAATTCTAAGAACTCTCTCCAATTCTCTTTGGTTGCTGCGTAGATGAGTGGCTTTCTATCACCAACGACCCTTAACCCAGCCTCCATGATCGTAGGATTGAAGGAGCAGAGTATCAAAGGTAGATCGGTATTGTTAGCAACGAATGTAACCATCTCCTTAAATCTCGCTTTATCGTTCGATACAGATCTTAAGGCGAGCATATCTAACTTCAGCGTTGTACCTATATAAGTAAAGCGAAATTCTTGCACCTTCTTGATTCTCCTCAATATCTCTTCTTCAGACATATCGTCTGAGATATCTATCGCGATCGCCGTCGGATTGTTGTAGGTCAATTCGTGGCGATGTATAACATACTTGCCCCCTATCTTGACCCTTTTATCCCCAACCCCGATCTCTACCTCCTTGACCGGAGGCTTTAACATCTCCCACAACTTTCTATAGGCTTCTTTGTATTCTTCTTTGAGTAGAGGGGTACACTTGTTGAGCTCAATCTCTCTATTTACAAGTTTAACGGCGAATGCCATGCAGTTCGGTTCGCCACACTCTTTACAATTCGTTTTAGGTAGGTATTTGTAGACTTCGATCGGGCTGATGACTTTGGCAGGCATGTGATTCACCTAAATCTTCGCACTCACCCAATTGCTGATATCGACTTCAGGGGCGATCTGCCCGCTCGTCAAATAAGTGATGATATCCTTTAACGTTTGAATCGATACTGGATGCATCATCATGATATAATCGGCTCCGGCGAACATCATCGTCAAACCGGTTGTAAATTCCCATAGAGGGCCACGAAGCTCTCTAGGCTCCCATTCTGGATCCATCTTTAACCAAGACTCTCTAGCCCCCCACGCGTTTGTGCTACCACTTAGCAATGGTTGTTGAAGCTCTTCATCCCCTTTTAGAGCTGCAAGGCGTGCCCTCTCCATCACCGTAAACCCATATTCAAGCCCATAACCGAGTGCTCCCGTATTGGTATCCATCACCACCTGATCTTTATCGAAGTATTCGAATAACTTCCTATTCAACTCTCTCGCTGCATCCAAATCCATGGGTGTGAATGC
This DNA window, taken from Nitrososphaerales archaeon, encodes the following:
- the acsC gene encoding acetyl-CoA decarbonylase/synthase complex subunit gamma, coding for MPAKVISPIEVYKYLPKTNCKECGEPNCMAFAVKLVNREIELNKCTPLLKEEYKEAYRKLWEMLKPPVKEVEIGVGDKRVKIGGKYVIHRHELTYNNPTAIAIDISDDMSEEEILRRIKKVQEFRFTYIGTTLKLDMLALRSVSNDKARFKEMVTFVANNTDLPLILCSFNPTIMEAGLRVVGDRKPLIYAATKENWREFLEFASIYKCPLAVFAPNDLKMLGSLTKTLIENGVSDLVLDPGTVPKGGLANTLNAFTMLRWRAINEGDEALGFPLMGTPITAWMVMDGDPSLKAWWEACIANMLILRFADLLIMHSLDGWSLLPTMILRQNIYNDPRKPVSVTPGLRVFGNPDEYSPVFMTTNFALTFYTVKSDIEAGKVDCYLLVVNSEGIAVECAVAGRKITPESIAEELLKSEVDKKVKHRILVIPGKAARLAGAIEDATKLTWKVVVGPMDSSEIPKFVANEWKRIVQSAQ